In Sodalis ligni, a single genomic region encodes these proteins:
- a CDS encoding amino acid ABC transporter permease has translation MPGLDEQVLAALPELGRGLLMTLILTVLAALLSLVLGQLICFLQLRRAWPWRAVGRLYVSLMRGTPAIVQLFVVFFTLPRLGLGGQPMLAAVLAIGMNSGAYVAEILRVNQSLVTRGQREAARTLGLSRVMTWWYVINPQVMHAALPMLVNEFTILLKTTPLASVVALTELTYAGQIVIARTYDATQVLLLVSAGYLLIALPLISTVRHLEAKRRTA, from the coding sequence ATGCCGGGACTGGATGAACAGGTGCTGGCCGCACTGCCGGAATTAGGACGCGGCCTGCTGATGACGCTAATCCTAACCGTGCTGGCGGCGCTGCTCAGTCTTGTGCTGGGACAGCTCATCTGTTTTCTTCAGCTTCGCCGCGCCTGGCCGTGGCGCGCCGTTGGGCGGCTTTATGTCAGCCTGATGCGCGGTACACCGGCAATCGTACAGCTGTTTGTGGTGTTTTTCACCTTGCCGCGCCTGGGCCTCGGCGGCCAGCCAATGCTGGCCGCCGTGCTGGCAATCGGCATGAACAGCGGCGCCTATGTTGCGGAGATTCTCCGGGTGAATCAAAGCCTGGTGACGAGGGGTCAGCGTGAAGCCGCACGCACGTTGGGTTTAAGTCGCGTGATGACGTGGTGGTATGTGATCAATCCGCAGGTGATGCACGCCGCTCTGCCCATGCTGGTCAACGAATTCACCATTCTGCTGAAAACCACGCCTCTGGCGTCGGTAGTGGCGCTCACCGAACTGACTTACGCGGGGCAAATCGTGATTGCCCGCACTTACGATGCGACTCAGGTGCTGCTGCTGGTATCAGCGGGTTATTTGCTGATTGCGCTGCCGCTGATTAGCACGGTACGCCATCTGGAAGCAAAACGGAGGACGGCGTAA
- a CDS encoding urea carboxylase-associated family protein: MLLMREAWAENEVRSLAAPVNVKAGEAGSIPVLRGQLLRITAMGEGAVASLFGFSLADPAVWLSVHHTRVFSNSYLLGSGMRLVNNRRRPMMVLGKDSVKRHDLLLPGSTRPWLAERGYQGQGCIEAVNGDLARLGMSVPKLPDPINLFMHVHLTREGEILPEINRTQPGDSITCRVVMDTLFIVSACCTGIEGNDKPAPLRLSAAENLSAFGEG; the protein is encoded by the coding sequence ATGTTGTTAATGCGTGAAGCCTGGGCCGAAAATGAAGTACGTTCACTTGCCGCGCCGGTCAACGTTAAAGCGGGGGAAGCGGGTTCGATCCCCGTGCTGCGCGGTCAACTGCTGCGAATTACCGCTATGGGAGAAGGGGCGGTGGCATCTTTATTCGGCTTTAGTCTGGCCGATCCCGCCGTGTGGCTCTCTGTGCATCACACCCGCGTGTTCAGCAACAGCTATCTGCTGGGTTCGGGGATGCGGCTGGTGAACAACCGGCGTCGTCCGATGATGGTGCTTGGCAAAGACAGCGTAAAACGTCATGACTTGCTGTTGCCGGGCTCCACTCGCCCGTGGCTGGCGGAGCGCGGTTATCAGGGCCAAGGCTGCATTGAAGCGGTGAATGGAGACTTGGCGCGCCTGGGCATGTCGGTGCCTAAACTGCCGGATCCCATCAACCTGTTTATGCACGTCCATCTGACCCGTGAAGGGGAAATCTTGCCGGAAATCAACCGCACGCAGCCGGGAGATAGCATCACCTGCCGCGTGGTGATGGATACGTTGTTCATCGTATCGGCCTGCTGTACCGGCATCGAGGGCAATGATAAACCGGCGCCGCTGCGTCTGTCGGCGGCGGAAAACCTGTCGGCTTTTGGCGAGGGGTAG
- a CDS encoding DUF1989 domain-containing protein: MCQSTLTVPAGHGKTFRVNKGQFITVIDAEGQQAADFVAVNADDLNEKLSPVHTRQHLRALFFKPGDALWSSETRPMLRIVADTIGIHDANVPACDRTRYSIDFGVEGHRNCVDNLLEGMKAHGVTYFSLPEPFNLFQNGPVTADGRMEVTDPNSKAGDHIVFEALCDLICAVSSCPQDIIPGNGLQVTPIEIKIGNGYDEEVRHVVNA; encoded by the coding sequence ATGTGTCAATCAACGCTGACGGTGCCCGCGGGTCACGGTAAAACCTTCCGTGTGAACAAGGGGCAATTCATAACCGTCATTGACGCCGAAGGACAGCAGGCCGCCGATTTTGTGGCGGTCAACGCTGATGACCTTAATGAAAAACTCTCCCCAGTACATACGCGCCAGCATCTTCGCGCGCTGTTTTTCAAGCCGGGGGATGCGCTTTGGTCCAGTGAAACCCGCCCTATGTTGCGCATCGTCGCCGATACCATCGGCATTCACGATGCCAATGTGCCCGCCTGCGATCGCACCCGCTACAGTATCGATTTCGGCGTGGAGGGCCATCGTAACTGCGTCGATAACCTGCTCGAAGGTATGAAAGCACATGGCGTGACTTACTTTAGCCTGCCGGAACCGTTCAACCTATTCCAGAACGGGCCGGTTACCGCCGATGGCCGCATGGAAGTCACCGATCCCAACAGCAAAGCGGGTGACCATATTGTATTTGAAGCGCTCTGCGATCTGATTTGTGCGGTCTCGTCCTGCCCGCAGGACATCATTCCCGGCAACGGTTTGCAGGTAACACCCATTGAGATAAAAATCGGCAACGGTTATGACGAGGAGGTACGGCATGTTGTTAATGCGTGA
- a CDS encoding transporter substrate-binding domain-containing protein: MKKTALLIATLLTLGAATTAQADTLSDIKSSGKITVGIDPTFPPYEFTNDKGEITGYSVAIMESFAKDLGVKLEFQKTAFSGILPGLISGSFNAEGSSLNVTAERAKKVLFTTPYSKTVNGVLVRESEAKTFNGKTVAAEDLSGLRGAVKSASVPEQLLKGFNETLSKEGKKPITIISVDTLDQTVSTLMTKRADFVFDDISVLAPIVKKYPNKVVQVGEAGPSQWMAWATRKDDISLNKAISEHILTMQKDGELAALQKQYLGTTFTVPESNFIPQE, translated from the coding sequence ATGAAAAAAACAGCGCTGCTGATCGCCACATTGCTCACCCTTGGCGCAGCAACAACCGCTCAGGCCGACACGCTGTCGGATATCAAAAGCAGCGGCAAAATCACGGTCGGCATCGATCCCACCTTTCCGCCTTATGAGTTCACCAATGATAAAGGCGAGATCACCGGCTACAGCGTGGCTATCATGGAGTCTTTCGCCAAAGACCTCGGCGTGAAACTGGAGTTTCAGAAAACCGCCTTCAGCGGCATTCTGCCGGGACTGATTTCCGGCTCGTTCAATGCCGAAGGTTCGTCTCTTAACGTTACCGCCGAGCGTGCCAAGAAAGTGCTGTTCACCACGCCGTACAGCAAAACCGTTAATGGCGTACTGGTTCGTGAAAGCGAAGCGAAAACATTCAACGGTAAAACGGTGGCTGCTGAAGATCTTTCAGGCCTGCGGGGCGCGGTGAAAAGCGCCAGTGTGCCGGAGCAGTTGCTCAAAGGCTTTAACGAGACGCTGAGCAAGGAAGGCAAGAAGCCCATCACCATCATCAGCGTCGATACGCTGGATCAAACCGTCAGCACCCTGATGACCAAACGCGCCGACTTTGTGTTTGACGATATCTCGGTACTGGCGCCGATCGTGAAAAAATACCCTAACAAAGTGGTACAGGTGGGGGAAGCCGGTCCATCCCAGTGGATGGCTTGGGCAACGCGTAAAGATGACATCAGCCTGAACAAAGCCATCAGCGAACACATCCTGACAATGCAGAAAGATGGCGAACTCGCCGCTCTGCAAAAACAGTATCTCGGCACCACCTTTACCGTGCCCGAAAGCAATTTTATTCCTCAGGAGTAA
- a CDS encoding MurR/RpiR family transcriptional regulator, whose translation MSVKTASLEGRIRQHWDQLSLHEQRLADVLLAAPGQLAMNTATELAQSAGVSKATATRFFRHLGYESYDAARRQARDMQNSGSPLYLQAAPNSSPLDSLMQSHLEKEVTNLVNTFRSLESHQLEACVDAIAKARRVVVMGWRHSQTIAMLIYRDLVHVHPDVRLLPRAGDSLAEHMAALGPQDMVICVGLRRRMPALEAAMNTLQELGVPMLYISDVLAGKPAKHARWVLRCHTDGSLIFDSTVSLSAVCNLLCSLVARSMGKVSNDHLAAIEALHQSLDELE comes from the coding sequence ATGAGCGTAAAAACGGCATCGCTGGAAGGCCGTATCCGGCAACACTGGGATCAGCTCTCGTTGCACGAACAGCGTTTAGCCGATGTCTTATTGGCGGCGCCCGGCCAGTTGGCGATGAACACCGCAACCGAACTGGCGCAAAGCGCGGGCGTATCCAAAGCCACCGCGACGCGTTTCTTCCGGCACCTCGGCTATGAAAGCTACGATGCCGCACGCCGTCAGGCGCGGGATATGCAGAACAGCGGCTCTCCCCTTTATCTGCAGGCCGCGCCTAACTCTTCGCCCCTCGACAGTTTGATGCAAAGCCATCTGGAGAAAGAGGTTACCAACCTGGTTAACACCTTCCGTTCGCTGGAAAGCCACCAGTTGGAGGCCTGTGTTGATGCAATTGCAAAAGCGCGTCGCGTGGTGGTGATGGGCTGGCGCCATAGTCAAACCATTGCGATGCTGATCTATCGCGATCTGGTTCACGTTCATCCAGACGTACGCTTGCTGCCCCGTGCCGGCGATTCACTGGCTGAGCATATGGCCGCGCTCGGTCCGCAGGATATGGTCATTTGCGTCGGCCTGCGGCGGCGTATGCCCGCGCTGGAAGCCGCAATGAATACCCTTCAGGAACTTGGCGTGCCCATGCTCTATATCTCCGACGTGCTGGCCGGCAAGCCGGCGAAGCATGCGCGCTGGGTATTGCGCTGCCATACCGACGGCAGCTTGATTTTCGACAGCACCGTGTCGCTGTCCGCCGTTTGCAATCTGCTCTGTTCACTGGTGGCACGCAGCATGGGCAAAGTCAGCAACGACCATCTCGCCGCCATTGAAGCTCTGCATCAGAGCCTCGACGAACTGGAATGA
- the ychF gene encoding redox-regulated ATPase YchF, with amino-acid sequence MGFKCGIVGLPNVGKSTLFNALTKAGIEAANFPFCTIEPNTGVVPMPDVRLDQLSAIVKPQRIVPTTMEFVDIAGLVKGASKGEGLGNQFLTNIRETEAIGHVVRCFENDNIIHVAGKVDPAEDIDVINTELALSDLEACERALFRVQKRAKGGDKDAKIELAALEKCLPHLSEAGMLRTLNLTDEEKAAIRYLSFLTLKPTMYIANVNEDGYDNNPYLDTVRKIAEAEGSVVVPVCAAVESDIAELEEDERAEFMAELGLEEPGLNRVIRAGYELLNLQTYFTAGVKEVRAWTIPVGATAPQAAGKIHTDFEKGFIRAQTIAFDDFINYKGEQGAKEAGKMRSEGKEYIVKDGDVMNFLFNV; translated from the coding sequence ATGGGTTTCAAATGCGGAATTGTGGGTCTGCCGAACGTGGGCAAGTCCACGCTGTTTAATGCGTTGACCAAAGCGGGAATCGAGGCGGCAAATTTCCCATTCTGCACCATTGAGCCGAATACCGGCGTGGTGCCGATGCCCGATGTCCGCCTGGACCAGCTGTCCGCTATCGTTAAACCGCAGCGTATCGTTCCCACCACCATGGAATTCGTGGATATCGCCGGACTGGTAAAAGGGGCGTCGAAAGGCGAAGGACTGGGCAACCAATTCCTGACCAACATTCGCGAGACCGAGGCCATCGGTCACGTTGTACGCTGCTTTGAAAACGATAATATCATCCACGTGGCGGGCAAGGTCGACCCGGCGGAGGATATCGACGTCATTAACACCGAGCTGGCGCTATCGGATCTGGAAGCCTGCGAACGGGCGCTGTTCCGGGTGCAAAAGCGCGCCAAAGGCGGCGATAAAGACGCCAAAATCGAGCTGGCCGCGCTGGAAAAATGCCTGCCCCACCTGAGCGAGGCCGGCATGCTGCGCACGCTGAACCTCACCGATGAAGAAAAAGCGGCCATCCGCTACCTGAGTTTCCTTACGCTGAAACCCACCATGTATATCGCCAACGTCAATGAAGACGGCTACGACAACAATCCATACCTGGATACGGTGCGCAAGATTGCCGAAGCCGAGGGCTCGGTGGTGGTGCCGGTCTGCGCGGCGGTGGAATCCGATATCGCCGAATTGGAAGAAGACGAACGAGCCGAATTCATGGCTGAGCTGGGCCTGGAAGAGCCGGGGCTGAACCGCGTGATCCGCGCCGGCTATGAGCTGCTCAATCTGCAAACCTATTTTACCGCCGGGGTCAAAGAAGTGCGCGCCTGGACCATTCCGGTGGGCGCCACCGCCCCGCAGGCGGCGGGTAAGATTCATACCGATTTTGAAAAGGGCTTTATCCGCGCCCAGACCATCGCCTTTGACGACTTTATCAATTACAAAGGCGAGCAAGGGGCTAAAGAAGCCGGCAAGATGCGCTCCGAAGGCAAGGAATATATCGTCAAAGACGGCGATGTGATGAACTTCCTGTTCAATGTCTAA